TGGGCGTGGAGATGCCGTTGGAAGAAGTTCCGGTGGTGCAAAAACGCCTGATCCTCAAGGCCATCCAAACCGGAAAGCCGGTCATCACCGCCACCCAGATGCTCGAGAGCATGATCAAGAACCCCATCGCTACCCGGGCCGAGGCCTCCGACGTGGCCAACGCGGTCTTCGACGGTACCGATGCGGTGATGCTCTCCGCCGAGACCGCCTCGGGTTCCTACCCAGTGGAGGCCGTTTCCTTCATGGCCCGGGTAGCCCGCAACGTAGAGGCCTCTACCGAGTACCGCGCGCGGCTCAATGCCCTGCGCCCTTCTCCCACCCCCTCGGTACAGGACGCCATCGCCATGGCCGTAGACGACGTAGTCGAGGCGGTGGGGGCTCGGGTGATCGTGGCTTTTACCGCCACCGGCGGGGCGGCTCGGCGTATCGCCCGTACCAAGCCGCCGGTGCCGATCTTAGCCCTCACCCCCAACCCCCACGTGCGCAACCAGCTAGCCCTGGTCTCGGACGTCTACCCCCTGTTGGCCCCCGATCCTAAGGACACCGATGACATGGTGCAGATTGCGGTGGCGAAGGCCAAAGAGACCGGCCTGGCTCAGGTGGGCGAGTACGTGGTGATCGCGGCAGGAGTGCCCTTTGGGGTGCGGGGGACTACCAACATGCTGCGGGTGGAGAGGGTTAGCTAATCCGGCGTACCCGCATCCTGAGCCCCCCGCCAACCCAGAGGGTGAAGTTCGGTTCTGGTTTGATCTGGGGAGATTGGGCCAGCTCGAGGTCGAAGCGTTGCAGGGTGGTCGCCACGATGATCTTGAACTCGGTAGTGGCGAAGCTTTGCCCGGTGCAGACCCGCGGCCCTAAGCTAAAGGGGAAATAGGCCCCCCGGGGCAACTGCTTCTCGAATTCGGGTGTCCAGCGCTCGGGAATAAACTCGTCGGGGCATTCATAGAAGCGTGGGTCGCGGTGGGCGGCCCACTGGCAGAGCACGATTTGGGCCTTGGGGGGAAGCCTCATCCCTCCTAGTTCGAGCTCTTTCACCGTCTCCCTACCGATAACCCACACCGGGGGGTAGAGCCTCAGGGCTTCTTTGAATACCTGATCGAGGTAGGGGAGACGGTTCAGGTTCTCGAAGCCCGGTAGCTCTCCCAGGGCCTCTACCTCTGCCCGTAGCTTCGCCTTGACCTCAGGGTGGCGATCCAGCAAGTACCAGGTCCAGATCAGGGCGTTGGCGGTGGTCTCGAGGCCGGCAGTGATGATCGTGAGTACTTCGTCACGCAGCTGCCGCTCGGTCATCTGTACGCCAGGTTGTTGCTGGGCTTCCAGCAGCATTGACAGGAGATCGTCGCCCAAGTCCCCTCGTTCGCGGCGGGAGGCGATATGCCGCTGCACCATATCGTTTAAAGCTCGTACTACCCGAACCCCCGCGCGGTTCAGAGAGGGGGTCCAGTGAGGGTCGGTGAGCCAGCCGTGGATCATCCGACCTACCACCTGCTGCCCCAGCACGATGGCTTGATGCATGATCTCGCGGTCATCCTTGGCCTCGACGTTGAACATGCATTTGGCCACCACCCGGAGGGTGAGCGCGTTCATATCCTCGTCAATACGGCGCACCTCGCCATCCCGCCATTCCTCGAGCATTTCCAAGGTAAAGCGAGACATCACCTCGGCATACCCCAGAAGACGTTTGTAGTGAAAAGCCGGGCGGATCAGCCGAATCTGCTGCTTCCAGAACTCGCCCT
This region of Meiothermus sp. Pnk-1 genomic DNA includes:
- a CDS encoding cytochrome P450 gives rise to the protein MAFDPDNLELRKDPLRFFIELSRNSPDITTFRFASGQEIVFLNHPDLIREVLIERADEFHKSEMTRAFAGGMGHGILVSEGEFWKQQIRLIRPAFHYKRLLGYAEVMSRFTLEMLEEWRDGEVRRIDEDMNALTLRVVAKCMFNVEAKDDREIMHQAIVLGQQVVGRMIHGWLTDPHWTPSLNRAGVRVVRALNDMVQRHIASRRERGDLGDDLLSMLLEAQQQPGVQMTERQLRDEVLTIITAGLETTANALIWTWYLLDRHPEVKAKLRAEVEALGELPGFENLNRLPYLDQVFKEALRLYPPVWVIGRETVKELELGGMRLPPKAQIVLCQWAAHRDPRFYECPDEFIPERWTPEFEKQLPRGAYFPFSLGPRVCTGQSFATTEFKIIVATTLQRFDLELAQSPQIKPEPNFTLWVGGGLRMRVRRIS